One genomic window of Halorubrum hochsteinianum includes the following:
- a CDS encoding PIN domain-containing protein produces the protein MTDGARTPEAIVFDAEPLIAYFCNEPGSDTVETYVDAIEGAADGYISAANLAEIHYIVRAIDGEERADAVVDVLEESGIRRVDTEQTWALAADFKFRYSPALGDAFALGTAAHVDGVLLVGADDDYDDVTDVAITRFRTEPA, from the coding sequence ATGACGGACGGGGCTAGGACTCCCGAAGCGATCGTCTTCGACGCCGAACCACTCATCGCCTATTTTTGTAACGAACCAGGGAGCGACACCGTCGAAACGTACGTTGACGCCATCGAAGGCGCAGCAGACGGCTACATCTCGGCGGCCAACCTTGCCGAGATCCACTACATCGTGCGGGCGATCGACGGCGAGGAGCGCGCTGATGCCGTCGTCGACGTCCTCGAGGAAAGTGGCATCCGTCGCGTCGACACCGAACAGACATGGGCGTTGGCAGCCGACTTCAAATTCCGCTACTCGCCAGCACTCGGTGATGCCTTTGCACTCGGGACAGCAGCGCACGTCGACGGGGTGCTCTTGGTCGGTGCCGACGACGACTACGACGACGTCACCGATGTCGCGATCACTCGGTTCCGGACCGAACCAGCTTGA
- a CDS encoding AbrB/MazE/SpoVT family DNA-binding domain-containing protein: MSEAESEKVVSVSSRGQATIPKEFREELGIDTPGRVKFIRTEEGDIVVRPIHSVTDLRGVLEGKTDEQGRSATERLQEERTADKASEEELRQRYAGDDEADA; the protein is encoded by the coding sequence ATGAGTGAGGCAGAGTCTGAAAAAGTGGTGTCCGTATCGTCGCGCGGGCAAGCCACAATCCCGAAGGAGTTCCGTGAGGAGTTGGGTATCGACACGCCCGGCCGTGTGAAGTTCATTCGGACTGAAGAGGGCGACATCGTTGTTCGCCCCATCCACTCGGTTACAGACCTGCGCGGGGTTCTGGAAGGGAAAACCGACGAGCAGGGGCGCTCAGCAACCGAGCGCCTCCAAGAGGAACGTACAGCGGACAAAGCCAGTGAAGAAGAGTTGCGGCAGCGCTACGCCGGTGACGACGAGGCTGACGCATGA
- a CDS encoding thioredoxin family protein, which yields MVQTESESELDRGDTAPDFELPGADGETHALDEFETDALLVVFTCNHCPYAKAKIDLLNELAAEYDDLAVVGINPNDADEYPEDSFEAMREAVADGTVAYDAYLRDETAEVAAAYDAVCTPDPFLFGRADGAWRLRYHGRLDDALNPDDEATEFYVRDAVDAVLAGEEVDIPDRPSRGCSIKWPDA from the coding sequence ATGGTCCAGACCGAATCCGAGTCCGAACTCGACCGCGGCGACACCGCCCCCGACTTCGAACTGCCCGGCGCGGACGGGGAGACGCACGCGCTCGACGAGTTCGAGACGGACGCGCTGCTCGTCGTGTTCACCTGTAACCACTGCCCGTACGCGAAGGCGAAGATCGACCTGCTGAACGAGCTGGCGGCCGAGTACGACGACCTCGCGGTCGTCGGGATCAACCCTAACGACGCCGACGAGTATCCCGAGGACTCCTTCGAGGCGATGCGTGAGGCCGTCGCCGACGGCACGGTCGCGTACGACGCGTACCTCCGGGACGAGACCGCCGAGGTCGCGGCCGCGTACGACGCCGTCTGTACGCCCGACCCGTTCCTGTTCGGTCGCGCGGACGGCGCGTGGAGACTTCGCTACCACGGCCGCCTCGACGACGCGCTCAACCCCGACGACGAGGCGACCGAGTTCTACGTCCGCGACGCGGTCGACGCCGTCCTCGCGGGCGAAGAGGTCGACATCCCCGACCGCCCCTCTCGGGGCTGTTCGATCAAGTGGCCGGACGCGTAG